A segment of the Planococcus sp. MB-3u-03 genome:
ACAGGAACCTTGGCACTCTTAATACGGCAATCACATTCTCACGTTCAAGTGATTGGAGTCGATGCGGACCCGGAAATAGTAGCAATTGCGAAAGAAAAAATCAACAGAAATCAAACTAATGGAATTAGCTTCAAGGAAGGATTTTCTGACCGGCTTCCCTTTTCTAATAATCTGTTTCATCATGTCTTTACCAGTTTATTTATTCACCATTTAACGTTGGAGAAGAAGAAGGAAACTTTTGAGGAAGTTCGCCGGACACTCAAACCGGGCGGCCAATTCCATATTATTGATTTTGAGAAGCCGCAAAACGGTTTGATGCGTGTTGCATTCTTCCCCGTCCAGTTGTTAGACGGGTTCGAGACCACTTCCCCTCATGTCAATGGCATTATTCCGAATCTCTTGAAAGAAACCGGATTTGCTGCAATTGAAGAGACGGGGCAATTTTCAACCGTGGTTGGCACTTTACGGGCATACAGAGCTTTTAAGTCATAAATTTCTCGATATTTTTTATTAAATTCACTTCGTAATCATGAGGGCTAAAGCTTGAAATGGATATCAGAAAAGCCTTCGTAAAAGGAAACTTAAACAAATTAATAAGGAGAGAAGATGTGCTTGCAGCACCACCTCTTCTCCCCCTTTGTATTCAAGCAAATTCAGATAAATTAATGATATGTAAACCAAAGAAACTTATTTATCCTCATGGCTCCCATAACATGATAGA
Coding sequences within it:
- a CDS encoding class I SAM-dependent methyltransferase, with the translated sequence MKIDKNNAYIPALKYRWMTRFYDPLIQWGMQEKKLKMHLVNQAALQPEEVVMDLACGTGTLALLIRQSHSHVQVIGVDADPEIVAIAKEKINRNQTNGISFKEGFSDRLPFSNNLFHHVFTSLFIHHLTLEKKKETFEEVRRTLKPGGQFHIIDFEKPQNGLMRVAFFPVQLLDGFETTSPHVNGIIPNLLKETGFAAIEETGQFSTVVGTLRAYRAFKS